The following are encoded together in the Anopheles nili chromosome 3, idAnoNiliSN_F5_01, whole genome shotgun sequence genome:
- the LOC128726601 gene encoding protein decapentaplegic, with amino-acid sequence MTRQGPRGSGRRQQRSDPASRTSFRAARRRLPSANMHALFCVLALLAMSHGVLQVTGTASLATNTAGETSEYAEYVVHGDGGQPMVGGDHDDPEPAEPELENEISDGESQVVDGADGTVASRPDPTTLVEIEKNLLSLFGFPNRPKIDRSKVVIPEAMKQLYAQIMGHDLVDSVSVPKQGLNTRNANTVRSFTHEESHIDERFQHHHRFRLLFDVSSIPRGEKLRAAELTLTREGIAHRTGRARAALYQVLVYDIVRPGVKGRRAPTFLLVDTKTLSINETGTASFDVMPAVERWLRHPRRNHGLFVQVMGRGRRSSRQRRSTGPPAPAHEHVRLRRSTSEHHESWAQKQPLLFTYTDDGRHKQRPIRDAISSANRARRASAKRSSRRKNELCQRKPLYVDFSDVGWNDWIVAPPGYDAYFCHGDCRFPIADHLNTTNHAIVQTLVNSYNPSLAPKACCVPTQLSSISMLYLNEQNKVVLKNYQDMTVVGCGCR; translated from the exons ATGACCCGGCAGGGTCCGCGCGGTTCCGGACGACGGCAGCAGCGGTCCGATCCGGCCAGCAGGACATCCTTTAGGGCGGCACGTCGAAG GCTGCCCTCAGCGAACATGCACGCGTTGTTCTGCGTTCTCGCGCTGTTAGCGATGTCCCACGGTGTACTGCAAGTCACCGGTACGGCCTCGTTGGCCACAAACACCGCCGGTGAGACGAGCGAGTACGCCGAGTACGTGGTACATGGTGACGGTGGCCAACCCATGGTTGGTGGTGACCACGACGATCCGGAACCGGCCGAGCCGGAGCTGGAGAACGAAATCAGCGACGGCGAATCGCAGGtcgtcgacggggccgacggtaCCGTCGCCAGCCGGCCCGATCCTACAACACTAGTCGAAATCGAGAAGAATCTCCTGAGCCTGTTCGGTTTTCCTAATCGACCAAAAATCGATAGATCTAAGGTGGTGATACCGGAGGCGATGAAGCAGCTGTACGCCCAGATCATGGGCCACGATCTGGTCGACTCCGTCAGCGTACCAAAGCAGGGGCTCAACACGCGCAACGCCAACACGGTGCGGAGTTTCACGCACGAAG AGAGCCACATAGACGAGCGGTTCCAGCATCATCACCGCTTCCGGTTACTGTTCGACGTGAGCAGCATCCCGCGAGGCGAAAAGTTGCGAGCCGCCGAACTGACGCTGACGCGCGAAGGAATCGCCCATCGGACCGGTCGAGCGCGTGCGGCCCTCTACCAGGTCCTGGTGTACGACATCGTGCGACCAGGCGTAAAAGGCCGCCGAGCGCCCACCTTCCTGCTGGTCGACACAAAAACCCTCTCCATCAACGAGACGGGCACGGCCAGCTTTGACGTGATGCCAGCCGTCGAACGATGGCTGCGGCATCCGCGGCGTAACCACGGTCTCTTCGTGCAGGTGATGGGTCGTGGACGAAGGTCTAGCAGACAGCGGCGTAGCACCGGGCCACCAGCGCCAGCCCACGAGCATGTGCGGCTGCGAAGAAGCACCTCGGAGCACCACGAAAGTTGGGCCCAAAAGCAACCGCTTCTGTTCACGTACACCGACGATGGGCGGCATAAGCAGCGACCGATCCGGGATGCGATCAGCAGCGCAAATCGAGCTCGGCGTGCATCGGCCAAACGGAGCAGTAGGCGGAAAAATGAGCTCTGCCAACGGAAACCGCTGTACGTCGACTTTAGTGACGTCGGTTGGAATGACTGGATTGTGGCACCGCCGGGGTATGATGCGTACTTCTGCCATGGGGATTGCCGGTTCCCGATCGCGGATCACCTAAATACGACGAATCACGCCATCGTGCAGACGTTGGTCAACTCGTACAACCCGTCGTTGGCCCCGAAGGCGTGCTGCGTGCCGACGCAGTTGTCCTCCATCTCGATGCTGTATTTAAACGAGCAGAATAAGGTCGTCCTGAAGAACTATCAGGACATGACGGTGGTTGGGTGTGGCTGCCGGTGA